The following proteins are encoded in a genomic region of Kosakonia oryzae:
- the atpB gene encoding F0F1 ATP synthase subunit A produces MSAGEISTPQEYIGHHLNNLQIDLRTFSMVDPHNPPATFWTLNIDSMFFSVVLGLLFLVMFRSVAKKATSGVPGKFQTAIELVIGFVHGSVKDMYHGKSKLIAPLALTIFVWVFLMNLMDLLPIDLLPYIAEHVLGLPALRVVPSADVNITLSMALGVFILILFYSIKMKGIGGFAKELTLQPFNHPVFIPVNLILEGVSLLSKPVSLGLRLFGNMYAGELIFILIAGLLPWWSQWVLNVPWAIFHILIITLQAFIFMVLTIVYLSMASEEH; encoded by the coding sequence ATGTCTGCAGGAGAAATCTCTACACCACAGGAGTACATAGGCCACCATCTGAATAACCTTCAGATTGATCTTCGTACCTTCTCGATGGTGGATCCGCATAACCCCCCGGCCACCTTCTGGACGCTGAATATCGACTCCATGTTTTTCTCGGTGGTACTGGGTCTGTTGTTCCTGGTGATGTTCCGTAGCGTAGCGAAAAAAGCCACCAGCGGTGTCCCAGGGAAATTCCAGACGGCGATTGAGCTGGTTATTGGTTTTGTTCATGGTAGCGTTAAAGACATGTACCACGGCAAAAGCAAGCTTATCGCGCCACTGGCCCTGACGATTTTCGTCTGGGTATTCCTGATGAACCTGATGGATTTGCTGCCTATCGACCTGTTGCCGTACATCGCTGAACATGTACTGGGTCTTCCTGCGCTGCGCGTGGTGCCGTCTGCGGACGTCAACATCACCCTGTCTATGGCGTTGGGCGTGTTTATCCTGATTCTGTTCTACAGCATCAAAATGAAGGGTATTGGCGGTTTCGCTAAAGAGCTGACTCTCCAGCCGTTCAACCATCCGGTATTTATTCCGGTAAACCTTATCCTTGAGGGCGTGAGCCTGCTGTCCAAACCGGTTTCTCTCGGTCTGCGACTGTTTGGCAACATGTACGCGGGTGAGTTGATTTTCATTCTGATCGCAGGTCTTCTGCCGTGGTGGTCACAGTGGGTTCTGAATGTGCCATGGGCCATTTTCCACATCCTGATTATTACGCTGCAAGCCTTTATCTTCATGGTTCTGACGATTGTCTATCTGTCGATGGCATCAGAAGAGCATTGA
- the atpF gene encoding F0F1 ATP synthase subunit B gives MNLNATILGQAIAFVLFVLFCMKYVWPPLMAAIEKRQKEIADGLASAERAKKDLDLAQANATDQLKKAKAEAQVIIEQANKRRAQILDEAKAEAEQERNKIVAQAQAEIDAERKRAREELRKQVALLAVAGAEKIIERSVDEAANSDIVNKLVAEL, from the coding sequence GTGAATCTAAACGCAACAATCCTCGGCCAGGCCATCGCGTTTGTCCTGTTCGTTCTGTTCTGCATGAAGTATGTATGGCCGCCGTTAATGGCTGCCATCGAAAAACGTCAGAAAGAAATTGCTGACGGTCTTGCTTCCGCAGAACGAGCTAAAAAGGATTTGGATCTTGCACAGGCCAATGCGACCGACCAGCTGAAAAAAGCGAAAGCTGAAGCTCAGGTTATCATTGAACAGGCGAACAAACGCCGTGCTCAGATCCTGGATGAAGCGAAAGCAGAAGCCGAGCAGGAACGTAACAAAATCGTCGCGCAAGCGCAGGCTGAAATTGATGCCGAGCGTAAACGTGCGCGCGAAGAGCTGCGTAAACAGGTGGCTCTGCTGGCAGTAGCCGGCGCCGAGAAGATCATCGAACGTTCCGTGGATGAAGCTGCTAACAGCGACATCGTGAATAAACTGGTCGCTGAACTGTAA
- the atpA gene encoding F0F1 ATP synthase subunit alpha has translation MQLNSTEISELIKQRIAQFSVVSEAHNEGTIVSVSDGVIRIHGLADCMQGEMISLPGNRYAIALNLERDSVGAVVMGPYADLAEGMKVKCTGRILEVPVGRGLLGRVVNTLGAPIDGKGPVDNDGFAAVEAIAPGVIDRQSVDQPVQTGYKSVDAMIPIGRGQRELIIGDRQTGKTALAIDAIINQRDSGIKCIYVAIGQKASTISNVVRKLEEHGALSNTIVVVATASESAALQYLAPYAGCAMGEYFRDRGEDALIIYDDLSKQAVAYRQISLLLRRPPGREAFPGDVFYLHSRLLERAARVNVEYVESFTKGEVKGKTGSLTALPIIETQAGDVSAFVPTNVISITDGQIFLESNLFNAGIRPAVNPGISVSRVGGAAQTKIMKKLSGGIRTALAQYRELAAFSQFASDLDDATRKQLDHGQKVTELLKQKQYAPMSVAQQALVLFAAERGYLADVELAKIGSFEAALLAYVDRDHAPLMQEINQTGGYNDEIEGKLKGILDSFKATQSW, from the coding sequence ATGCAACTGAATTCCACCGAAATCAGCGAACTGATCAAGCAGCGCATTGCTCAGTTCAGTGTTGTGAGTGAAGCTCACAACGAAGGTACTATTGTTTCTGTAAGCGACGGTGTTATCCGTATTCACGGCCTGGCCGATTGTATGCAGGGTGAAATGATCTCCCTGCCGGGTAACCGTTACGCTATCGCACTGAACCTGGAGCGCGACTCCGTGGGTGCAGTTGTGATGGGTCCGTATGCTGACCTCGCCGAAGGCATGAAGGTTAAGTGTACTGGCCGTATTCTTGAAGTTCCGGTTGGCCGTGGCCTGCTGGGTCGCGTGGTGAACACCCTGGGTGCGCCAATCGACGGTAAAGGTCCGGTTGATAATGACGGCTTCGCTGCCGTAGAAGCTATCGCACCGGGCGTTATCGATCGTCAATCCGTTGATCAGCCGGTACAGACCGGTTACAAATCCGTTGACGCCATGATCCCAATCGGTCGTGGTCAGCGTGAATTGATCATCGGCGACCGTCAGACCGGTAAAACTGCGCTGGCAATCGATGCCATCATCAACCAGCGTGATTCCGGCATTAAATGTATCTACGTTGCTATCGGCCAGAAAGCGTCCACCATCTCTAACGTGGTGCGTAAGCTGGAAGAGCACGGTGCGCTGTCTAACACCATCGTTGTTGTGGCAACCGCGTCTGAATCCGCTGCACTGCAATACCTGGCTCCGTATGCTGGTTGCGCAATGGGCGAATATTTCCGCGATCGCGGCGAAGATGCACTGATCATTTATGATGACCTGTCTAAACAGGCAGTTGCATACCGTCAGATCTCCCTGCTGCTCCGTCGTCCGCCTGGACGTGAAGCATTCCCGGGCGACGTATTCTACCTCCACTCCCGTCTGCTGGAACGTGCTGCGCGCGTTAACGTGGAATACGTTGAAAGCTTCACTAAAGGTGAAGTGAAAGGTAAAACCGGTTCTCTGACCGCGCTGCCGATTATCGAAACGCAAGCTGGTGACGTTTCCGCGTTCGTTCCGACTAACGTAATTTCTATTACCGATGGTCAGATCTTCCTGGAATCCAACCTGTTTAACGCCGGTATTCGTCCTGCGGTAAACCCGGGTATTTCCGTATCCCGTGTAGGTGGTGCAGCGCAGACCAAGATCATGAAAAAACTGTCCGGTGGTATTCGTACCGCTCTGGCTCAGTATCGTGAACTGGCAGCGTTCTCTCAGTTTGCTTCCGACCTTGACGATGCAACCCGTAAACAGCTCGACCACGGTCAGAAAGTGACCGAGTTGCTGAAACAGAAACAGTATGCGCCGATGTCTGTCGCGCAGCAGGCTCTGGTTCTGTTCGCGGCTGAACGCGGTTACCTGGCGGATGTTGAACTGGCGAAAATCGGTAGCTTTGAAGCCGCTCTGCTGGCTTACGTTGACCGTGACCACGCTCCGCTGATGCAAGAGATCAACCAGACCGGTGGCTATAACGACGAGATCGAAGGCAAGCTGAAAGGCATCCTCGACTCCTTTAAAGCAACCCAGTCCTGGTAA
- the atpI gene encoding F0F1 ATP synthase subunit I, protein MSVSLYSRNVARKLLLIQFLAVMASGLLFSLKDPFWGISAVCGGMAVLLPNMFFMIFAWRHQAHTPAKGRVAWTFAFGEALKVLVTFLLLVVALGVFKVAFLPLIVTWVSVLVVQILAPAVINNKG, encoded by the coding sequence ATGTCTGTGTCGCTTTATAGTCGAAACGTTGCTCGCAAGCTTCTGCTTATTCAGTTTCTGGCGGTAATGGCAAGTGGATTGCTGTTTAGCCTCAAAGACCCCTTCTGGGGCATTTCCGCCGTGTGCGGAGGTATGGCAGTCTTACTGCCGAATATGTTTTTTATGATTTTTGCCTGGCGTCATCAGGCGCATACACCTGCTAAAGGCCGCGTGGCCTGGACCTTCGCCTTCGGTGAAGCACTCAAGGTGTTGGTAACATTCTTGTTACTGGTGGTGGCGCTGGGGGTTTTTAAGGTGGCTTTTTTGCCGCTGATAGTCACGTGGGTTTCGGTGCTGGTTGTTCAGATACTGGCACCCGCTGTAATTAACAACAAAGGGTAA
- the viaA gene encoding ATPase RavA stimulator ViaA yields the protein MLTLETLNLMLTISEETLVEELIVLLLASPQLALFFEKFPRLKHAITEDIPRWREVLKKHLKETAVPPELAEEVLSYQQSQLLSTSQFIVQLPQILALLEKLHSPFAAQARQMVTDNPQFTPALHTLFLQRWRLSLVVQTTTFNQQLLEEEREQLLSEVQERMTLSGQLEPVLVENENAAGRLWDMSAGQLKRGDYQLIIKYGDFLKEQPELQQLAEQLGRSREAKSVPRKDAPMETFRMLVREPATVPEQVDGLHQSDDILRLLPPELATLGITELEYEFYRRLVEKQLLTYRLHGDAWREKVTERPVIHQDFDEQPRGPFIVCVDTSGSMGGFNEQCAKAFCLALMRVALADKRRCFIMLFSSEVVRYELTSAQGLEQAIRFLSQRFRGGTDLASCFRAIIERMQGGEWFDADAVVISDFIAQRLPDDIISKVKELQNVHQHRFHAVAMSVHGKPGIMRIFDHIWRFDTGMRSRLLRRWRR from the coding sequence ATGCTAACGCTGGAAACACTGAACCTGATGCTCACTATCAGCGAAGAGACGCTGGTGGAAGAGCTTATTGTTCTGCTGCTGGCTTCTCCGCAACTGGCACTGTTTTTTGAAAAATTCCCGCGCTTAAAACATGCGATTACGGAAGATATTCCCCGTTGGCGCGAAGTGCTAAAAAAGCATCTGAAAGAGACCGCGGTACCGCCGGAACTGGCGGAAGAAGTGCTGAGTTACCAGCAAAGCCAGCTACTCTCAACATCGCAATTTATCGTGCAGTTACCGCAGATCCTGGCATTACTGGAAAAGCTGCATTCGCCTTTTGCCGCCCAGGCCCGGCAAATGGTCACGGATAACCCGCAGTTCACACCCGCTTTGCATACCCTCTTTTTACAGCGCTGGCGTCTGAGCCTCGTCGTGCAAACCACCACCTTTAATCAGCAACTGCTGGAAGAGGAACGCGAGCAGTTGCTGAGTGAGGTGCAGGAGCGCATGACGTTGAGCGGGCAACTGGAGCCAGTGCTGGTCGAAAATGAGAACGCCGCCGGACGCTTGTGGGATATGAGCGCCGGTCAGCTTAAACGCGGCGACTACCAGCTGATCATCAAATACGGCGATTTCCTGAAAGAGCAGCCGGAGCTGCAGCAACTGGCGGAGCAGCTTGGTCGCTCGCGGGAAGCGAAATCCGTGCCGCGCAAAGATGCACCGATGGAAACGTTCCGCATGCTGGTGCGTGAACCGGCCACCGTACCGGAACAGGTCGATGGTTTGCATCAGAGCGATGATATTTTGCGCCTGTTGCCGCCGGAGCTGGCAACGCTCGGCATTACGGAACTGGAATATGAGTTTTACCGGCGGCTGGTGGAAAAGCAACTGCTCACTTACCGTCTGCACGGCGATGCCTGGCGGGAAAAGGTTACCGAACGCCCGGTAATTCATCAGGATTTTGATGAACAACCGCGCGGGCCGTTTATCGTCTGCGTTGATACTTCCGGTTCAATGGGCGGGTTTAATGAGCAGTGCGCGAAAGCATTCTGCCTGGCGCTGATGCGCGTGGCGCTGGCGGACAAACGGCGCTGCTTTATTATGCTGTTTTCCAGCGAAGTTGTGCGTTATGAACTGACCAGCGCGCAGGGGCTGGAGCAGGCGATCCGCTTTCTGAGCCAGCGCTTTCGTGGCGGAACCGATCTGGCAAGCTGTTTTCGGGCGATCATTGAACGGATGCAGGGCGGCGAATGGTTTGACGCCGACGCCGTGGTGATCTCGGATTTTATCGCCCAGCGACTGCCGGACGATATCATCAGCAAAGTGAAAGAGTTGCAGAACGTTCACCAGCACCGCTTCCACGCGGTGGCAATGTCGGTACATGGTAAACCCGGCATCATGCGTATTTTCGATCATATATGGCGCTTTGATACCGGGATGCGCAGCCGCCTGCTGCGACGCTGGCGGCGTTAG
- the atpE gene encoding F0F1 ATP synthase subunit C has translation MENLNMDLLYLAAAVMMGLAAIGAAIGIGILGGKFLEGAARQPDLIPLLRTQFFIVMGLVDAIPMIAVGLGLYVMFAVA, from the coding sequence ATGGAAAACCTGAATATGGATCTGCTGTACTTGGCTGCCGCTGTGATGATGGGTCTGGCGGCAATCGGTGCTGCGATCGGTATCGGCATCCTCGGGGGTAAATTCCTGGAAGGCGCAGCGCGTCAACCGGATCTGATTCCTCTGCTGCGTACTCAGTTCTTTATCGTAATGGGTCTGGTGGATGCTATCCCAATGATCGCTGTAGGTCTGGGTCTGTACGTGATGTTTGCTGTCGCGTAG
- the rsmG gene encoding 16S rRNA (guanine(527)-N(7))-methyltransferase RsmG, which produces MLNKLSRLLDEAGISLSVEQQKQLVAYVELLHKWNKAYNLTSVRDPNEMLIRHILDSIVVAPYLQGTRFIDVGTGPGLPGIPLSIVRPESHFTLLDSLGKRVRFLRQVQHELKLGNVEPVQSRVEDFPAEPPFDGVISRAFASLNDMVNWCHHLPGEEGRFYALKGLVPEDEIALLPAELAVESIVKLNVPHLEGERHLVIVKPNKV; this is translated from the coding sequence GTGCTCAATAAACTCTCTCGTCTGCTGGATGAAGCAGGCATTTCGTTGTCGGTTGAACAGCAGAAACAGCTGGTGGCCTATGTCGAACTGCTGCACAAATGGAACAAGGCCTATAACCTGACCTCTGTGCGCGATCCGAACGAGATGCTCATCCGCCATATTCTCGACAGTATTGTCGTCGCGCCGTACCTGCAAGGGACGCGTTTTATCGATGTTGGCACTGGGCCGGGGTTACCGGGGATCCCGCTTTCGATCGTCCGTCCTGAATCCCATTTCACACTGCTCGACAGCCTGGGGAAACGCGTTCGTTTCTTACGCCAGGTACAGCATGAGCTGAAATTGGGCAACGTTGAGCCGGTTCAGAGCCGCGTTGAAGATTTCCCGGCCGAGCCGCCATTTGACGGTGTGATTAGCCGTGCCTTTGCCTCGCTGAATGATATGGTGAACTGGTGTCACCATTTGCCGGGCGAAGAGGGGCGTTTCTACGCGCTTAAAGGGCTGGTGCCGGAAGATGAGATCGCGCTGTTACCTGCGGAGCTAGCCGTTGAATCTATTGTTAAACTGAATGTTCCACACCTGGAAGGCGAACGTCATCTGGTGATCGTTAAGCCAAATAAAGTTTAA
- the asnC gene encoding transcriptional regulator AsnC, which translates to MENYQIDNLDRGILDALMANARTAYAELAKQFGVSPGTIHVRVEKMKQAGIITGARIDVSPKQLGYDVCCFIGIILKSAKDYPSALAKLESLEEVTEAYYTTGHYSIFIKVMCRSIDALQQVLINKIQTIDEIQSTETLISLQNPIMRTIRP; encoded by the coding sequence ATGGAAAATTATCAGATCGATAATCTGGACCGCGGCATCCTCGACGCGTTAATGGCCAATGCGCGCACCGCTTATGCGGAACTGGCCAAACAATTTGGCGTCAGCCCCGGCACCATTCATGTGCGTGTAGAAAAGATGAAGCAAGCCGGGATCATCACTGGCGCGCGTATCGATGTCAGCCCGAAGCAGCTCGGTTACGATGTCTGCTGCTTTATTGGCATCATTTTGAAGAGCGCGAAAGATTACCCTTCAGCGCTGGCGAAACTGGAAAGTCTGGAAGAAGTGACCGAAGCCTATTACACCACCGGCCACTACAGCATCTTTATAAAGGTGATGTGTCGATCCATTGATGCCCTGCAACAGGTACTTATCAACAAGATCCAAACAATTGATGAAATTCAGTCCACGGAAACATTGATCTCCCTGCAAAACCCTATCATGCGCACGATCCGCCCTTAA
- the mnmG gene encoding tRNA uridine-5-carboxymethylaminomethyl(34) synthesis enzyme MnmG, with the protein MFYPDPFDVIIIGGGHAGTEAAMAAARMGQQTLLLTHNIDTLGQMSCNPAIGGIGKGHLVKEVDALGGLMAKAIDQAGIQFRILNASKGPAVRATRAQADRVLYRQAVRTALENQPNLMIFQQAVEDLIVENDRVVGAVTQMGLKFRAKAVVLTVGTFLDGKIHIGLDNYSGGRAGDPPSIPLSRRLRELPLRVSRLKTGTPPRIDARTIDFSVLAQQHGDNPMPVFSFMGNAAQHPRQVPCYITHTNEKTHDVIRNNLDRSPMYAGVIEGIGPRYCPSIEDKVMRFADRNQHQIFLEPEGLTSNEIYPNGISTSLPFDVQMQIVRSMQGMENAKIVRPGYAIEYDFFDPRDLKPTLESKYIHGLFFAGQINGTTGYEEAAAQGLLAGLNAGRFSAEKEGWAPRRDQAYLGVLVDDLCTLGTKEPYRMFTSRAEYRLMLREDNADLRLTEAGRELGLVDNERWARFNEKLETIERERQRLKSQWVSPTSEHAPAVNAHLTAPLSREASGEDLLRRPEMTYEQLVQLTPFAPGLDDQQAAEQVEIQVKYEGYIARQQDEIEKQQRNENTLLPASLDYRQVNGLSNEVIAKLNDHKPSSIGQASRISGITPAAISILLVWLKKQGMLRRSA; encoded by the coding sequence ATGTTTTATCCGGATCCTTTTGACGTCATTATCATTGGCGGGGGTCATGCAGGTACTGAGGCCGCGATGGCCGCAGCACGTATGGGTCAACAGACTCTGCTTTTGACACACAATATCGACACGCTGGGGCAGATGAGCTGCAACCCGGCAATCGGCGGTATTGGGAAAGGACACCTGGTAAAAGAAGTGGATGCGCTCGGCGGGCTGATGGCGAAAGCGATCGATCAGGCGGGAATTCAGTTTAGGATACTAAACGCGAGCAAAGGCCCGGCGGTGCGCGCCACTCGTGCGCAGGCAGACCGCGTGCTTTACCGTCAGGCGGTACGCACCGCTCTGGAAAACCAGCCGAACCTGATGATCTTCCAGCAGGCGGTTGAAGATCTGATCGTGGAAAACGATCGCGTTGTTGGCGCAGTCACCCAGATGGGGCTGAAATTCCGCGCCAAAGCCGTGGTGCTGACGGTCGGAACATTCCTCGACGGTAAAATTCACATCGGCCTTGATAACTACAGTGGTGGCCGCGCTGGCGATCCGCCGTCTATTCCGCTCTCACGCCGCCTGCGTGAACTGCCGTTGCGCGTCAGCCGTCTGAAAACCGGGACGCCGCCGCGTATTGACGCCCGTACCATCGACTTCAGCGTTCTGGCGCAGCAGCACGGGGACAACCCGATGCCGGTATTCTCGTTTATGGGTAACGCCGCGCAGCATCCGCGTCAGGTACCATGCTATATCACGCATACCAATGAAAAAACCCATGACGTGATCCGTAATAACCTCGATCGTAGCCCGATGTACGCTGGTGTGATCGAAGGGATCGGTCCGCGTTACTGCCCATCGATCGAAGACAAAGTGATGCGCTTTGCCGATCGCAACCAACATCAGATCTTCCTGGAACCGGAAGGGCTGACCTCCAACGAAATTTATCCGAATGGTATCTCCACCAGCTTGCCGTTTGATGTGCAGATGCAAATTGTTCGTTCCATGCAGGGGATGGAAAACGCGAAGATCGTGCGCCCTGGCTATGCCATTGAGTACGATTTCTTTGACCCGCGTGATTTGAAGCCGACGCTGGAAAGCAAATATATCCATGGCCTGTTCTTTGCCGGACAGATTAACGGTACCACCGGTTACGAAGAAGCTGCTGCGCAAGGGTTATTGGCCGGTCTGAACGCCGGACGCTTCTCTGCTGAAAAAGAGGGCTGGGCGCCGCGTCGTGACCAGGCTTATCTCGGTGTGCTGGTGGACGATCTCTGCACACTCGGCACCAAAGAGCCGTACCGCATGTTCACCTCCCGCGCGGAGTATCGTCTGATGCTGCGCGAAGATAACGCTGACCTGCGTCTGACCGAGGCTGGTCGCGAGCTGGGTCTGGTGGACAATGAACGCTGGGCGCGCTTTAACGAGAAGCTGGAAACGATTGAACGTGAACGCCAGCGTCTGAAATCGCAGTGGGTTTCACCGACATCGGAACATGCTCCGGCGGTGAATGCGCATCTGACTGCGCCATTATCGCGTGAAGCCAGCGGTGAAGATCTGCTGCGTCGCCCGGAAATGACTTACGAACAACTGGTACAGTTGACACCGTTCGCGCCGGGTCTTGATGACCAGCAAGCAGCTGAACAGGTTGAAATCCAGGTGAAATACGAAGGTTACATTGCACGCCAGCAGGATGAGATCGAAAAACAACAGCGCAATGAAAACACGTTGTTGCCGGCATCGCTGGATTACCGTCAGGTGAATGGTCTGTCCAACGAAGTGATCGCCAAACTTAACGATCACAAACCTTCCTCGATCGGTCAGGCATCGCGTATTTCCGGCATCACGCCTGCGGCAATTTCCATTTTGCTGGTGTGGCTGAAAAAACAAGGTATGCTTCGCCGCAGCGCTTAA
- the atpH gene encoding F0F1 ATP synthase subunit delta gives MSEFVTVARPYAKAAFDFAVENQSVDRWQDMLAFAAEVTKNEHMAELLSGALAPETLAKSFIAVCGEQLDDKGQNLIRVMAENGRIKVLPDVLEQFIQLRAASEAIAEVDVTSATALSEEQLSKISAAMEKRLSRKVKLNCNIDKSVMAGVIIRAGDMVIDGSVRGRLERLADVLQS, from the coding sequence ATGTCTGAATTTGTAACGGTAGCTCGCCCCTACGCCAAAGCAGCTTTTGACTTTGCCGTCGAAAACCAGAGCGTTGACCGCTGGCAGGATATGCTGGCGTTCGCTGCCGAGGTGACGAAAAATGAACACATGGCCGAGCTTCTCTCTGGTGCTTTAGCACCGGAAACGCTCGCTAAGTCGTTTATCGCAGTCTGTGGGGAGCAACTTGACGACAAAGGTCAGAACCTGATTCGGGTGATGGCTGAAAACGGTCGTATCAAGGTGCTTCCTGATGTTCTTGAGCAGTTTATTCAATTGCGTGCAGCCAGCGAGGCTATTGCAGAAGTTGATGTGACTTCTGCAACTGCACTGAGTGAAGAACAGCTTTCGAAAATCAGCGCCGCGATGGAAAAACGTCTGTCACGCAAAGTGAAGCTGAATTGCAATATCGATAAGTCTGTAATGGCAGGTGTAATCATCCGTGCGGGTGATATGGTCATTGATGGCAGCGTTCGCGGCCGTCTTGAGCGCCTTGCAGACGTCTTGCAGTCTTAA
- the mioC gene encoding FMN-binding protein MioC yields the protein MADITLISGSTLGGAEYVAEHLAEKLEDAGYSTETLHGPLLEDLSPQGIWLVISSTHGAGDLPENLQPFLDDLQEQKPDLAQVRFGAIGIGSREYDTFCQAIEKIEAALKANGAKQIGETLKINILEHDIPEDPAEEWLGSWKNLLKND from the coding sequence ATGGCGGATATCACTCTTATTAGCGGCAGCACCCTCGGCGGTGCGGAATATGTGGCGGAACACCTGGCTGAAAAGCTGGAAGATGCCGGTTATAGCACCGAGACGCTGCACGGCCCGCTATTAGAGGATCTTTCGCCACAGGGCATCTGGCTGGTGATCAGTTCCACCCATGGGGCTGGCGATCTGCCTGAGAACCTGCAACCGTTTTTAGACGATCTACAGGAACAGAAGCCGGATCTCGCCCAGGTGCGCTTTGGCGCGATCGGCATCGGTAGCCGCGAATATGACACCTTCTGCCAGGCAATCGAGAAGATTGAAGCCGCATTGAAGGCAAATGGCGCGAAACAGATCGGTGAAACACTGAAGATCAACATTCTTGAACACGATATTCCGGAGGATCCGGCGGAAGAATGGCTGGGATCCTGGAAAAATTTACTCAAGAACGATTAA
- the asnA gene encoding aspartate--ammonia ligase, producing MKTAYIAKQRQIAFVKSFFSRQLEEKLNLIEVQAPILSRVGDGTQDNLSGCEKAVQVNVKTLPDARFEVVHSLAKWKRQTLGQHDFSAGEGLYTHMKALRPDEDRLSAIHSVYVDQWDWERVLGDGERHVSTLKSTVEAIWSGIKATEAAVSETFGLVPFLPEQIHFVRSETLLSRFPELDAKGREKAIVKELGAVFLMGIGGKLSDGKRHDVRAPDYDDWSTAAETGFSGLNGDILVWNPVLEDALELSSMGIRVDAEALKRQLRITGDEDRLQLEWHQALLRGEMPQTIGGGIGQSRLTMLLLQLPHIGQVQCGVWPAAVREQVSGLL from the coding sequence ATGAAAACCGCTTACATCGCCAAACAACGCCAAATCGCCTTCGTGAAATCTTTTTTTTCCCGCCAACTGGAAGAGAAACTAAACCTGATTGAAGTTCAGGCGCCGATCCTCAGCCGCGTCGGTGATGGCACGCAGGATAACCTGTCAGGGTGTGAAAAAGCGGTGCAGGTTAATGTGAAAACGCTGCCGGATGCCCGTTTTGAGGTGGTGCATTCACTGGCGAAATGGAAAAGACAGACGCTGGGCCAGCATGATTTCAGCGCCGGAGAAGGCTTGTACACCCATATGAAAGCTTTGCGTCCGGATGAAGACCGTCTTTCAGCTATTCACTCCGTTTATGTTGATCAGTGGGACTGGGAACGGGTGCTGGGCGATGGCGAACGCCATGTTTCAACGCTGAAATCCACCGTCGAAGCGATCTGGTCCGGGATCAAAGCGACTGAAGCCGCCGTTAGCGAAACTTTTGGGCTGGTACCATTTCTGCCGGAACAGATCCATTTTGTGCGCAGCGAAACGCTGCTTAGCCGCTTCCCGGAACTGGATGCCAAAGGGCGGGAAAAAGCGATTGTGAAAGAGCTGGGTGCGGTGTTCCTGATGGGGATTGGCGGCAAACTCAGCGACGGCAAGCGCCACGATGTGCGCGCACCGGATTATGATGACTGGAGCACGGCTGCTGAAACCGGCTTTAGCGGCCTGAACGGCGATATTCTGGTATGGAACCCGGTGCTGGAAGATGCGCTGGAACTCTCTTCGATGGGGATCCGCGTAGATGCGGAGGCATTGAAACGTCAGTTGCGGATCACCGGCGATGAAGATCGGTTGCAACTGGAGTGGCACCAGGCGCTGCTGCGCGGTGAGATGCCGCAAACCATCGGCGGGGGTATTGGTCAGTCGCGTCTGACGATGCTGCTGTTGCAGCTGCCGCATATCGGTCAGGTGCAGTGCGGTGTGTGGCCCGCCGCGGTTCGTGAGCAGGTTTCCGGCCTGCTCTAA